The following is a genomic window from Candidatus Zixiibacteriota bacterium.
CCGCCTGCGCCGGATGAACCTCCAGGCCGCGAGCCCTGCCGTAGTCGGCGAGCGCGGAGAGCAGCGGCTCCCGGGCGCACCGCCAGCCTTCGATCGGCGCGTGATCGGGGAACTCCCGGTAGTCGGCACGCACGCGCCGGTACCCCCGGTGAAGCGGTAGCTCCTCGGCGCAACGGAAGCGGTTCAGCCCTCTGAGATTCAGGAAAAACCGACCGTCCGGGAGGCGTTCCCAGCTCTCGATGTACCCGGCGCAGCCCACCCGGTAGAGCTCCGGCCGCTGCTCTTCCGCCCCGGGTAAGGGCCGATTGTCCTGCTGCGGCACGAGCGGCTGGATCATCCCGAAGATCCGATCGCGCTCCAGCGCGTCTTCGACCATGTTGCGGTAGCGGGGCTCGAAGATGTGCAGCGGCAGCACGGTGCCGGGCAGGAGCAAAACGCCGGTCAGAGGAAACACCGGGAGGATTTCCGGGAGCGGCCGGTTTGGGATCGTCGCGCTCATGGCGCCGCCGTCGTCAGCTCTCTTTATAGGAGAACGGCTCCGGCGGGTCAAGGCGACTCCGGCCCGCCTCTTGATTTGGGTCCCCGGGGTATTTTAGTTTGGCTCATCGCAGACGGTGGAACCGCCGCCCGCGATGGGCGACGAGAAAGGGCGGGTTCTGGCGCGGTGGGTTTGTTTCAGCCTTCTGCTTTGCTGGGCCGCGGTCGCCGCGCCGTGCCCTGGCGGAGCGGGCGGAGCCGGGCCCGGCGGCCATCTCACCGGTCAGCTTCTCGTTGCGACGCCGGAGATGACGGACCCGCGTTTTGTCGAGACCGTCATCTACCTCGTGCGCCACGACGCCGGCGGGGCTTTCGGCCTGATCATCAATCGCCCGCTGACCAGGGGCCCGATCAAGGATCTCTTGAAGGGTTTCGGGATCGAAAGCAAAGAAGCGGCGGGAGAGATCGTTCTGCATTACGGCGGACCCGTCTCGCCGAGCGGCGGCTTCGTGCTGCACACGGACGATTATTTGCTGGATACGTCCGCGAAAATCGACGACGGCATCGCCATGACCTCCGATCCGAAGATGATCGAGGCGATCGCCGCCGGCAAGGGGCCGAGGCGCTATCTGCTGATGCTCGGCTATGCCGGCTGGGCGCCCGGTCAGCTTGAAAGCGAGATTCGCGGGCAGTCATGGTTCACCATTCCGGCCGACCAGTCGCTGATCTTCGACGCCGACGCCGAAAAGAAGTGGCGCAAGGCGAACGACCGCAGGCAATTCAGGCTCTGACCGCCCGAACGGAGGAAAAGCCATGGAGCTGACGCTGGACAAGGCGGCGGCGATCGTCGACGGAGCGCTCGCCCGCGCGCGGGAGATGAAGATCCGCCCGCTCTGCGTGGCGGTGCTCGACGCGGGAGGCCACCTCAAGGCGCTCAAGCGCGAGGACGGCGCCGGCATCCTGCGGCCGCACATCGCGATCGGGAAAGCCTGGGGCGCCATCGGCATGGGGGAGTCCAGCCGCCACCTGGGCGAGCGGCTGAAGAGCCGGCCGGAATTTCTCGGCGCGCTCTCGGACATGTCGCAGGGCAAGGTGGTCCCGGTTCCCGGCGGCGTGCTGATCATCGACGGCGGGGCGATCATCGGCGCGGCCGGGGCGAGCGGCGGAACCGCGGACGAGGACGAAGCATGCGTGATCGCCGGGATCGCAGCCGCCGGCCTCGAATACAAGGTCTGAAGGAGGGGGGAATGACCATTGTCAGGATCTATACCGGGGCGGACGGAAAATCGCACTTCGAAGACGTCGAGCTCCGGTTCGGCGGCGATCAGAAAATCCTCACCACCGAGCCGCGCAAGGCGACGAGCGCCGTGTTCCGCTGCGTCCCTCCGGGGACGGTGCTCGATCTCCATCCCGCGCCCCGGCGCCAGTACGTGGTCACGCTTTCGGGCTCGTGGGAGATCGAGGCCGCAGGCGGCGCGAGGCGGACCTTCAAGGCCGGCGATGTCATGCTCGCGGACGACACCACGGGCGAAGGCCATGTCTCGCGCGTGCTCGGGAGCGAGCCGCATGTCTTCATGACGATTCCCCTGGCCGACTAAAGGAGGCGCCGTGATCCGCATCGCCGTTCCCGACCTGATCTCCAATTCCTATTTTCCGGCGATCGCCGCCGTCGAGCTGGGATGCTTCGCCTCGGAGGGGCTCGACGCCTCGATCGACCTCCTCTTCCCCGTTCCGAAGACCTACGAGGCTCTGCGCGACGGCGCGCTCGACTTCGTCGTCGGCTCGGCCCACGCGACGCTGTTCGCCTTTCCCGAATGGCGCGGGGCGAAGCTCCTCGCGGCGGTGGCCCGCCACACCTACTGGTTTCTCGTCGTCCGCAGCGATCTCCGCCCGAAACGGGGCGATCTGAGCGTGGTCAAGGGCTTGCGCCTCGGCGCCGCTCCGGGTGTCGACCTGAGCTTGCGCGCGATGCTCGTCGAGGCCGGCATCGACCCCGAGCGCGACAACGTGAAGATCACGCCGATCCCCGGTGCAGCGGGCCCCGATGTTTCCTTCGGGCTCTCGGCCGCCCGGGCGCTCGAGGAAGGGAAGCTCGACGGCTTCTGGGCGAACGGCATGGGGTGCGAGGTCGCCGTACGGCGCGGTGTCGGCGCGATGGTGCTCGACGTGCGACGGGGAGACGGGCCGCCGGGGGCGCGCCACCACACGTTTCCCGCCCTGGTCACCACGCAAAAGCGCATCGACGAGGAGCCGCAGACGGCCCGTGCGGCCATCCGCGCCATCATGAAGGCTCACAAGGCGCTGCGCGAGGACGTGACGCTGGCCGGCGAGGTGGGGAAGAAGCGCTTTCCGCCTGCCGAAGCGGAGCTGATCGCCGACCTGATCCGTCGCGATCTTCCGTACTACGATCCCGAGATCAGCGAGGAGACCGTCGAGAACATGAACCGGTTCGCTCGAAGCGTGGGCCTCCTCTCGGGCCCGGCCCCTTACGATCAGGTCGTCGCCACTCAGTTTCGGGACGTCTGGAGGGAAAAGGTATGAACCCGGCGCAGGCCGCCCCGGAATCCTCGGGTCGCGCGCCCCTTTCGATACGGCCGGGAGCCGAAGTCCGGAGGAAGACATGAGTTTGTCCGCCCGTCGCTATTCAGCGCTTCTCTTATCCGCCGGGATTCTTTGTACATGGCTGCTCGCTCCGCGGATGCTCGTCGCCCAGGCGGCGGATGTCGCCGGAGCAAGAAAAGAAGGCAAGGTCGTCGTCTATGGAACGACGCTTCCGAACGTGATCCAGCCCATCCATGCGGCGTTCGAGAAGCGCTACGGCATCCGCGTCGAGTACTGGCGCGCTTCGGCGACGGCGGTCGTGGATCGCGCCATCACCGAATGGCGCAGCGGGAATCCGGGCTTCGACGTCGTCTTCGCGATCAACGGCACCATTACCTTGCTCAAGCGGGAAAACGCCTTGGCCCGTTACACGCCGCCCGCGGCCGCGAAGTTTCCCGAAAAAGTGAGAGACAAGGACGGGGTGTTGACCGCGTTTCGCCACACGCCGCTGGCCGTGCTTTACAACACGGACCTGGTGAAAACCGCCGACCTGCCCGGGAGCTTCGATCATCTGCTCGATCCGAAATGGCAGAACAAGATCGTCATGCCCGACCCGTCGCGCCACACCAGCACGGCGCAGTTCCTCTGGAACCTGCAGAAGATCAAGGGCGACAAATGGCTGGACTACGTGAGGGCGCTCGCCAGGCAGAAGCCCTTTCTCGTCGAATCGCTGGCGCCGGTTCCCAATGCTCTCGTCCGGGGGGAAGGCTACCTCGGCATCTCGTACGCGCAATACGTCGGGCAGGTCAAAGGGCCCTTGAGTCTCGTCGTCTTCGACAAGGTGTTCACGGACTCGACCGACCTGGGTCTCGGAGCCAGGGCGAGGAACGGCAACGCCGGAAAGCTGTACATGGATTACCTCTGCGGGCCGGAGGCGCAGAAAGCGATCGCCGATAGCGGGGACTTTCCGCTCTATCCCGGCATCTACCCCGCCGTCAAGGAGGCGGACAAGATCGTGGCCAACGCGGTGTTCATGGACAACCCGACGGCCGAGGAGTTCAAGAAGCTGCGGGAAGATTTCCGGTCCATTTTCCTGGGCCGCTGAAACTCGCAGCCTGTCCCGTCTCTCGAGGAGCCCGTCGATCGCGGATTCCGCGGTTGCGATCGACGACGACGGGCGACGGCTGCCCGGCGGAGACCGCGGGTCAGCGGGCGCGCTGCGCCGCGGCGCGAATCGCGCGGGCGCCGTAGATGCGAGCCAGGTGTGAGCGGAACTCGGCGGAGCCGTGGAGATCCGAGAGCGGCTCGACGCCGTCGGCGACGCGAGCGGCGGCTTCCTCGATCAGTCTGGGCGCGAGCTTTTCGCCGCGCAACCGCTCTTCGGCGGCGCGGGCGCGAAACGGCCTGTCCGCAAGACCGGTCACGCCGATGCCGATCTCCTCGCAGCTTCCCTTCGAGTCGACCCTCAACGCGACCGCTACCCCGACCAGAGCGAAGCCGGAGGCCCGTTGCCTCGCCTTGAAATAGGCGCTCCCCGATCGGCGCTGCGCCGCCGGCACCTGGATTTCCGTCAGGATCTCCCGGGGACCGATGGCGGTCGTCATCGGCCCCAGGAAAAAGTCCTCGGCTCGTATCCGCCGCTCGCCCGCGGGCCCGTGCATGAGCAGCTCGCCGCCGAGCGCCAGAATCGCCGCCGGCCAGTCGCTGCCGGGGTCGGCGTGGACGAGGCTGCCCCCGATCGTACCGAGGTTTCGCACCTGGAGGTCGCCGATCACGCCGGCGGTTTCGACCAAGAGCCGCCCGCTCTTCGCGAGCGCCGCCGAGCTTTCGATCTTATAGTGAGTGGCCAGCGCGCCAATGCACAGTCGGTCGTTCCGCCGTTCGGCGCCGTCGAGCCCTGAAATCTTTCGCAGGTCGACAAGCAGCTTCGGCCGGGCGAGCCTGAGCTTGAGGAGCGGCAGCAGGCTCTGACCGCCGGCGAGGAGCCTGGCGTCCTCCCCGTGCGCGGCAAGGGCTTCGAGCGCCTCCTCCAGCGTGCGCGGCGCGAGATAGTCGAAAGCAGCCGGGATCATTTCCGCCCTCCGGCCGCCGTCTCTGGTCTGCGGCAGATGTTCCAGATCTTCTCCGGCGTGATCGGCATGTCGATATGGCTCACGCCGAAGGGAGCCAGCGCGTCCACCACGGCGTTCACCACGGCGGGCGTGGAGCCGATCGTCCCCGCCTCGCCGACGCCCTTGATGCCAAGCGGGTTCACCGGCGTTGGCGTCTCGGTGCGGGCGAGACGGAAGCGCGGCAGGTCGGCTGCGCGCGGCAGCGCGTAGTCCATCAGGCTGCCGGTGAGGAGCTGCCCGTTCTCGTCGTAGACGATCTCTTCGAAGAGCGCCTGTCCGATTCCCTGGGCGATACCGCCGTGGAGCTGGCCGTCGACGAGCAGCGGATTGATCACCCTGCCGCAATCGTCGACCGCAATGTACTTCCGGATCGTGACCTGCCCGGTATCGGGCTCGACCTCGACCACGCAGACGTGAGTGCCGAAGGGAAAAGTGAAGTTGTCCGGCTCGAACGTCGACTCCGCCGCGAGCTCCGGATCGAGCCCCGGCGGAAGATCGCGCGTCGCCTGCGCCCGCTGCGCGATCTGCGCGAGCGTGAGCGCCCGGCGCGGCACTCCCTTGACGCCGAAGCGGCCGTCGGCGAAAACGACGTCCTCGACGTCCGCTTCCAGCAGATGCGCCGCCAGCTCGCGCGCCTTCTCCCTGACCTTCTCAGCTGCGTGGTAAACGGCGATACCTCCCACCGCCGTCGCCCGGCTCCCGAAGGTGCCGGTTCCCCTGGCGACCAGCGCGGTATCGCCGTGCACCACTTCGACGTCGTCCAGAGCGACGCCGAGCTGATCCGCCACGATCTGCGCGAACGAGGTCTTCTGCCCCTGCCCGTGCGGCGAGGCCCCGGTCAGCACTCTCACTTTGCCCGTGGGCTCGACCTCCACCTTGCCGTACTCCGAGAACCCGGGCCCCATCGCGCAGATCTCGACGTAGGTCGAAAGCCCGATCCCCAGATAGCGCCCGCGGCCTCGCAGCCGTTTTTGCTCCCGTCTCAGCTCCGCGTAGCCGGCGAGCCGGAGTGCCTTGTCGAGCGCCGCGCGGTAGTTGCCGCTGTCGTAGGTGAGACCCGTCGCGGTCTTGAACGGGAACTCGCGCGGCTGCGGAAAGTTCCGCTGCCGCACCTTGACGGGATCCATCCCCAGCTCCCGGGCGATCCTGTCGACGAGCCGCTCGATCACGTAGGTCGCCTCGGGCCGCCCGGCGCCGCGATACGCGTCCGTCGACATCTTGTTGGTGAAGGCCCCTTTGACCTCGATCGCGATCGCCGGGATCTTGTAGCACCCGGAAAGCATGCGGCCCGTGAACGGCGGAATCGCCGGCGTGAAGAGCTGATGATAGGCGCCGATGTCGGCGACCACGTCGTAGCGCAATCCCAGAATGGCGCCGTCCTCCGCCACCGCCGCGGCGACCTCGCCGGTCTGGCCGCGGCCGTGGATCGTCGCGCGCATATTCTCGCCCCGCTCTTCGGTCCACTTGACCGGCCGGCCGAGCGCGATCGCGAGGTACGCGAGCAGCGGCTCCTCGGCGTAGACGTTGAGCTTGCTCCCGAACCCGCCACCGACGTCCGGCGCGATCACGCGCACCTGATCCTGCGGGAGATTCAGCATGCGCGCCAGATGGCTCTTCAGGATGTGCGGGATCTGCGTCGACGACCAGACGGTGAGCTCCTTTTCGGCGGCCAGATAGCGCGCCGCCACGGCTCGACCTTCGAGAGCGACCGGGGCAAGGCGCTGGTGAACGAGCTTTTGCCGGACGATCTTGTGCGCCTGCTCGAACGCCCGCTCGACGTCTCCCTGCTTGTGCTCCCAGCGAAAGGCCAGGTTGTCGGGCCATTGGGAATGGATCACCGGGGCGCCGGCAGCGAGAGCCCGTTCCGGATCCGTGACGGCCGGCAGGGGCTCGTAGTCGACGGCGATCAGATCGAGGGCGTCGCGGGCCGCGTAGCGTTCTTCGGCCGCGACCGCCGCAACGCCCTCGCCGACGTAACAGACTTTGTCGACCGCCAGGACGCGGTGCTCGGGGACCCTGAGCGTCGGGTTGTCCGCCGTAGTCGGCAGGGCGGCGATCTTCCCGCGCAGGTCCGCGCCGGTGAAGACCGCGACCACGCCCGGCTGCCGCCGCACCTCGTCGGTATCGATGCGCACGATCCTGGCGTGCGCGTGCGGGCTTCGCAGGATCGCGACGTGAAGCACGCCGGGAAGCTTGACGTCGTCCACGTACCGGCCGAGGCCCCGAACCAGGGCCGGGTCTTCCCGCCGTTTGACTTTCGCTCCGACCAGCTTGCTGACCGGCACGACGCCTCCTCCGCTTTCAGCTCCGGCTTCGTCCCGAGCGCGCTGCAGCCCGAAGCCGCCCGCCGCTCCTCGGTCTCATCGCTCGCGCCGCCTCGCGCACGGCGTCGACGATATGCTGGTAGCCGGTGCAGCGGCAGAGATTCCCGTCGAGCGCGTGGCGGATTTCCGCTTCCGACGGATTCGGGTTGCGCCGGAGGAGCTGGTAGGAGGTGAGAATCATTCCCGGGGTGCAAAAACCGCACTGCAACCCGTGGCGATCCCAGAACGCCTGCTGGATCGGGTGAAGCTTCTCTCCCCGCGCCAATCCTTCGATGGTGAGGACCTCGGCGCCGTCCGCCTGGACGGCGAGCACGGTGCAGGACTTCACCGCCGCGCCGTCGAGAAGAACCGTGCACGCGCCGCAAATGGAGGTGTCGCAGCCGACGTGGGTGCCGGTGAGGCCCAGCGTGTCGCGTAGAAAATCGACGAGCAGGAGCCGCGGCTCGACCTCGCGCTCGTGCGCAGCCCCGTTCACGGTCACCGAGATGCTTTTTTTCGCGGCCGCGTCCACCGATGTTCCGTATAACCGATGGCGATTCGTCGTTCAAGCCGCGCGCGGCGCTTCGATCAGCGAGAGAAGATCTCCCGGAGCTGCTTCGAGTATTCTTCCATCCTCTCGGCCAGCGCCGGATCGACGGGGACCATCTGGATGCCGCGCACCAGCGCCGTCTGTCCGCGGGCGAGGTCGCTTCTGGCCACCAGGCGACCGAACCCCTGAATGATTTTCTGGCCTTCTTGCGACAGAACGAAATCCAGGTACAACCGGGCGGCGCTGGGGTGCGGCGCGCGGGCCGAGAGACCGGTGCCGACCATGATCGCCGGCGCCGGGCCGAGCGCGGTCCAGTCGATCGGCGCCCCCTTCTGCCTCAATCGATCGACGGAGGACGACGGTATGTTGATGTCGAGCCAGCTCTCGCCCGCGGCGACGAGTTGCGCCAGGAGCTCGTGGCCGACCCGCTGCGTCGGCTCCTGCTTTGCGAGTGCCCGCATGTAAGCCAGCCCGCGCTCGCGCCCCAGGATCTGGAGCATGCCGGCGAACCACTCCGCCTTGGTCCCCTCCATCATCATCTTGCCCTTCCACTTCGGATCGAGAAGATCGTCGTAGCTCTTCGGCAGCGCCAGCGGCGAAACCAGCCGGGTGTTGTATGCCGCGACGTACGGATGGTAGTAGACCGTGGTCCAGTAGCCGGAGTCCTTGAACTCCCGGGGATAGAGGGAATCTTCAGGCGGCACGTAGCGCGCGAGCACGCCCCTGCGCTTGAAAAGATACATGCTGAACTCGACGGTCTGGATGACATCGGCGAAGCTCTTGCCGGCGGCCGCCTCGGCGAGGACCTTGGTGAGGAGCTTTTCGCTTCCGGTTCGGTTGAGTCTCACCTTGACCGCCGGGTATCGCTCCTGGAAACGGGAGATGAGGGCGTTCGCCTCGCCCAGGTTCATGGACGCGTAGAAGACCACTTCCCCCTCTTTCGCGGCAGCCTCGACCAGCTGCCGCGGCGCAGCGGCCTGCGTGATCGGCTGACCCCCCGCGAGCAGCAGGACAACCATTGCCGGCCATGCGCGGCGGATGCGTCCACAGCGTAACTCCCACTGAATCTTCATCGTCAACCCCTTTCCGCGCCCGTAGATCGAGGCACAGTCGAAAGCTACGCCGTTATTTGTTGCGGGTCAACGAAAAGGCTCGACGCCCATCGAGAGAAAAGCCGCGACCTTGAAGAAAACCGGCCAAAATATTGCTTGCCGCTTCCGGCGCTCAACCGACGAACAGCGTGAAGCGGGCGCCGGCAAGATTCGTTACGGATTTGGGAATGAGCAGGCGGCGATCCGCGGACAACACGCGCCGGGCGATCTCCCAGTTCACCGGCGGAAGGGGGCTCAGGCGGGAGATTTCCTCGAGGGTGAAATAGCCCGCCTGATCGACTTCACGGCCGTCGGCGCGCGGTTCTCCGCTCACGGGCCGCAACAGCAAAACGACGTAAAGACCGTTGCCCGATTCGGGATCGTAGCGGCTCCGCACGCCGAGGACTCCTTCGACTTCCGTGCTGACGCCGGCCTCTTCCCGCACCTCGCGCACCACCGCCCGCTCGATGGTTTCGTCAGGCTCGATGAATCCTCCGGGAAGCTGCCAGTTGCCCCGGCCGTGGCGCGACGAGCGTCGCACGAGCAGCAGCCGGCCACCGGCAACCACCGCGCCGCCGACACCGATGTTGTACCCCGTGTTGTATCGCTGCGGGATTGCCATGCGCCGTTCGCTCTCTCGGGTTATCGGCGCTTATAGTTGCTCGCGTGCGGAGCTGTCAAGAGGAATGCTCGAAAACGGCCAAAGGAGGAGGCGGACCGCCGCCTCCTCCGCGGGAGGGAATTCGGTTTAAGGCTCTCTGAAAATCAATCCCAGTGGCGGTGCCACATTCCCCAGCGCTCGTGACGATCGCGGTCTCTCCAACGCCAGCGGGGATGGTGATCGGTCCACCAGTCGCGGTGATAGCCCCAGCCCCGATTGCGATACCAGCCGTGGCGGTAAGGCGGCCGGTGATCCCACCGATCCCGGTCCCATCGATGCTGCCAGCGATAGCGGTTGAGATCCGCGTAATCCCTTCTCAGCTCCCGGCGGCTTTGAGCGACCTCCCGCAGGCTGTCCCTGACCTCGCGCCGGTCGGCGGCGATTTCGCTCGGCGGTGCCCCGCGCCGCAGATCGCGCCGCAGCTCCGCCCGATCACGCCTGAGCTCTCTCATGTCGCGCCGCAATTCCGCTCTGTCACGGCGGATTTCTTCGAAAAGACTGCGCCGGGCGCCGTGTCCGTCATCCGCCGGCACCGGGCCGCCGAGCAGCAAAAGCGGCATCAACCCCACCCCGAAGCAGGTTACGGTCCTTTTGATGTTCATAGGCGTTTGCCCTCCTCGGCGGCTTAGACGGGCTCCGGCGGGCGATGTTAACGGTGGCTCGGATATAGTATAGGGTCCGCAGCCCAGCGTCCGGCGTCCGGCGTTGGAACACCAAAACTTCGGATTCTGAACCTGAAAAACTCCGGACGCGGGACCCTGAACCCCGAGACGTTAGAACAGGGGTGTT
Proteins encoded in this region:
- a CDS encoding YqgE/AlgH family protein gives rise to the protein MGDEKGRVLARWVCFSLLLCWAAVAAPCPGGAGGAGPGGHLTGQLLVATPEMTDPRFVETVIYLVRHDAGGAFGLIINRPLTRGPIKDLLKGFGIESKEAAGEIVLHYGGPVSPSGGFVLHTDDYLLDTSAKIDDGIAMTSDPKMIEAIAAGKGPRRYLLMLGYAGWAPGQLESEIRGQSWFTIPADQSLIFDADAEKKWRKANDRRQFRL
- a CDS encoding extracellular solute-binding protein — translated: MVVLLLAGGQPITQAAAPRQLVEAAAKEGEVVFYASMNLGEANALISRFQERYPAVKVRLNRTGSEKLLTKVLAEAAAGKSFADVIQTVEFSMYLFKRRGVLARYVPPEDSLYPREFKDSGYWTTVYYHPYVAAYNTRLVSPLALPKSYDDLLDPKWKGKMMMEGTKAEWFAGMLQILGRERGLAYMRALAKQEPTQRVGHELLAQLVAAGESWLDINIPSSSVDRLRQKGAPIDWTALGPAPAIMVGTGLSARAPHPSAARLYLDFVLSQEGQKIIQGFGRLVARSDLARGQTALVRGIQMVPVDPALAERMEEYSKQLREIFSR
- a CDS encoding xanthine dehydrogenase family protein subunit M, which produces MIPAAFDYLAPRTLEEALEALAAHGEDARLLAGGQSLLPLLKLRLARPKLLVDLRKISGLDGAERRNDRLCIGALATHYKIESSAALAKSGRLLVETAGVIGDLQVRNLGTIGGSLVHADPGSDWPAAILALGGELLMHGPAGERRIRAEDFFLGPMTTAIGPREILTEIQVPAAQRRSGSAYFKARQRASGFALVGVAVALRVDSKGSCEEIGIGVTGLADRPFRARAAEERLRGEKLAPRLIEEAAARVADGVEPLSDLHGSAEFRSHLARIYGARAIRAAAQRAR
- a CDS encoding LON peptidase substrate-binding domain-containing protein, giving the protein MSATIPNRPLPEILPVFPLTGVLLLPGTVLPLHIFEPRYRNMVEDALERDRIFGMIQPLVPQQDNRPLPGAEEQRPELYRVGCAGYIESWERLPDGRFFLNLRGLNRFRCAEELPLHRGYRRVRADYREFPDHAPIEGWRCAREPLLSALADYGRARGLEVHPAQAERFTDIELINLIGVSLPFHPAEKQALLEAATLKDRETLLVDLLRLGARSPGGDPGSSPSSLN
- a CDS encoding NUDIX hydrolase, whose product is MAIPQRYNTGYNIGVGGAVVAGGRLLLVRRSSRHGRGNWQLPGGFIEPDETIERAVVREVREEAGVSTEVEGVLGVRSRYDPESGNGLYVVLLLRPVSGEPRADGREVDQAGYFTLEEISRLSPLPPVNWEIARRVLSADRRLLIPKSVTNLAGARFTLFVG
- a CDS encoding ABC transporter substrate-binding protein, which produces MIRIAVPDLISNSYFPAIAAVELGCFASEGLDASIDLLFPVPKTYEALRDGALDFVVGSAHATLFAFPEWRGAKLLAAVARHTYWFLVVRSDLRPKRGDLSVVKGLRLGAAPGVDLSLRAMLVEAGIDPERDNVKITPIPGAAGPDVSFGLSAARALEEGKLDGFWANGMGCEVAVRRGVGAMVLDVRRGDGPPGARHHTFPALVTTQKRIDEEPQTARAAIRAIMKAHKALREDVTLAGEVGKKRFPPAEAELIADLIRRDLPYYDPEISEETVENMNRFARSVGLLSGPAPYDQVVATQFRDVWREKV
- a CDS encoding extracellular solute-binding protein, yielding MSLSARRYSALLLSAGILCTWLLAPRMLVAQAADVAGARKEGKVVVYGTTLPNVIQPIHAAFEKRYGIRVEYWRASATAVVDRAITEWRSGNPGFDVVFAINGTITLLKRENALARYTPPAAAKFPEKVRDKDGVLTAFRHTPLAVLYNTDLVKTADLPGSFDHLLDPKWQNKIVMPDPSRHTSTAQFLWNLQKIKGDKWLDYVRALARQKPFLVESLAPVPNALVRGEGYLGISYAQYVGQVKGPLSLVVFDKVFTDSTDLGLGARARNGNAGKLYMDYLCGPEAQKAIADSGDFPLYPGIYPAVKEADKIVANAVFMDNPTAEEFKKLREDFRSIFLGR
- a CDS encoding heme-binding protein, giving the protein MELTLDKAAAIVDGALARAREMKIRPLCVAVLDAGGHLKALKREDGAGILRPHIAIGKAWGAIGMGESSRHLGERLKSRPEFLGALSDMSQGKVVPVPGGVLIIDGGAIIGAAGASGGTADEDEACVIAGIAAAGLEYKV
- a CDS encoding xanthine dehydrogenase family protein molybdopterin-binding subunit yields the protein MPVSKLVGAKVKRREDPALVRGLGRYVDDVKLPGVLHVAILRSPHAHARIVRIDTDEVRRQPGVVAVFTGADLRGKIAALPTTADNPTLRVPEHRVLAVDKVCYVGEGVAAVAAEERYAARDALDLIAVDYEPLPAVTDPERALAAGAPVIHSQWPDNLAFRWEHKQGDVERAFEQAHKIVRQKLVHQRLAPVALEGRAVAARYLAAEKELTVWSSTQIPHILKSHLARMLNLPQDQVRVIAPDVGGGFGSKLNVYAEEPLLAYLAIALGRPVKWTEERGENMRATIHGRGQTGEVAAAVAEDGAILGLRYDVVADIGAYHQLFTPAIPPFTGRMLSGCYKIPAIAIEVKGAFTNKMSTDAYRGAGRPEATYVIERLVDRIARELGMDPVKVRQRNFPQPREFPFKTATGLTYDSGNYRAALDKALRLAGYAELRREQKRLRGRGRYLGIGLSTYVEICAMGPGFSEYGKVEVEPTGKVRVLTGASPHGQGQKTSFAQIVADQLGVALDDVEVVHGDTALVARGTGTFGSRATAVGGIAVYHAAEKVREKARELAAHLLEADVEDVVFADGRFGVKGVPRRALTLAQIAQRAQATRDLPPGLDPELAAESTFEPDNFTFPFGTHVCVVEVEPDTGQVTIRKYIAVDDCGRVINPLLVDGQLHGGIAQGIGQALFEEIVYDENGQLLTGSLMDYALPRAADLPRFRLARTETPTPVNPLGIKGVGEAGTIGSTPAVVNAVVDALAPFGVSHIDMPITPEKIWNICRRPETAAGGRK
- a CDS encoding (2Fe-2S)-binding protein; protein product: MDAAAKKSISVTVNGAAHEREVEPRLLLVDFLRDTLGLTGTHVGCDTSICGACTVLLDGAAVKSCTVLAVQADGAEVLTIEGLARGEKLHPIQQAFWDRHGLQCGFCTPGMILTSYQLLRRNPNPSEAEIRHALDGNLCRCTGYQHIVDAVREAARAMRPRSGGRLRAAARSGRSRS